CCGTGCGGCAGCTCGCGCGGTGCGTGGACGACGCGCGCGCGGGCACCGCGGCCCCGGTGGAGCGCGCCGCCCCGGCCCGGGAGCGCCACCCGGTGCTCCCGCTCACCGAGGACACCGCGCCAGAGGACACCGGCGGCCCGCCCGCGCGCGAGCCCGCGTCCTCCGTCCTCTCCGCCGAGGAGCGGCACCGCGTGCTGGTGACCTGGAACGACACCGCGAAGGACTTCCCTCGCGACGCGTGCCTGCACCACCTGGTGGAGGCCCAGGCGCGGCGCACGCCGGACGCGGTGGCGGTGGTCGCCGGCCCGGTGCGGCTCACCTACCGCGAGCTGGAGCAGCGCGCCGGACGCCTGGCGCGGCGGCTGCGGGCCCTGGGCGTGGGCCCGGAGGTCCGCGTGGGCCTGTGCGTGGAGCGCAACGCCGACATGGTCGTGGGCATGCTGGGCATCCTCAAGGCGGGTGGGGCGTACGTGCCGCTCGACCCCACGTACCCGCGGGAGCGGCTCGCCTACCTGCTGGAGGACGCACGCGGCCCCGCGCTCGTGGCGCACGCGCACCTGGTGCCCGCGCTGCCCGCGCACCCCTGCCAGGTGGTGTGCCTGGAGGACGACGGGGAGGCGCCGGGCCAGGCGCCCCCGGACACGTCGCTCACGCTGGCGCCCCTGCCGGAGAACCTGGCCTACCTCATCTACACGTCGGGCAGCACCGGGCGGCCCAAGGGCGTGGCCATCCCGCACCGCGCGGCGGTGGCCTTCCTCACCTGGGTGCACGGCGTGTTCTCCGCGGAGGAGCTCCAGGGCGTGCTCGCGTGCACGTCGCTCAACTTCGACCTCTCCGTCTTCGAGGTCTTCGCCCCACTGACCCGGGGTGGCCGCGTCATCCTCGCGCGCAACGCGCTGCACCTGGCGGAGCTGCCCCAGGCGTCGGAGGTGACGCTCGTCAACACCGTGCCCTCCGCCATGGCGCAGCTGCTGCGGCTGGGCGCGCTGCCGCCCTCGGTGCGCACCATCAACCTGGCGGGCGAGGCGCTGCCCGCGTCGCTCGCGCGGCAGGTGTACGACACGCCCACGGTGCAGCGGCTCTACAACCTCTATGGCCCGTCGGAGGACACCACCTACTCCACCTTCGCGCGCGTGCGCCCCGGCGAGGTGCCGCCCATCGGCCGGCCGCTGTCCAACACCCGCGCCTACGTGCTGGACGCGGACCTGCGGCCGGTGCCCGTGGGCCAGCCCGGGGCGCTGTACCTCGCGGGCGAGGGCCAGTCGCGCGGCTACCTCCACCGGCCGGACCTCACCGCGGAGCGCTTCCTGCCGGAGCCCTTCGGTCCGCCGGGCTCGCGCATGTACAAGACGGGGGACCGCGTGCGCTACCGCCCCGACGGCGCACTGGAGTACCTGGGCCGCGACGACTTCCAGGTGAAGGTGCGCGGCTTCCGAATCGAACTGGGTGAAGTGGAGGCCGCCGTGCAGGCCGCCCCCGGCGTGCGCGAGGCCGTGGTGCTGGCGCGCGAGGACGTGCCCGGCGACAAGCGACTGGTGGCCTACGTCGTCGCCCGGGACGGGCAGACGCTGGACGCGGCGGCGCTCAGGGACGGACTGCGCCGCACGCTGCCGGAGTACATGGTGCCCGCGGCCTTCGTGGTGTTGGACGCGCTGCCGCTCAACCCCAACGGCAAGGTGGACCGCAAGGCGCTGCCCGCCCCCGTCCTGGAGCGCGCGAGCCCCCGTCCCTACGAAGCCCCCCACACGCCCACGCAGCAGCTGCTCGCGGGCCTCTGGCGGCAGGTGCTGGGCGTGGAGCGCGTGGGCCTGGGCGACCACTTCTTCGAGCTGGGGGGCCACTCGCTGCTCGCGACGCAGGTGGTGTCGCGGCTGCGCGCGTCGCTGCGCGTGGAGCTGCCGCTGGAGGCCTTCTTCCACGCGCCCACGCTCCAGGCGCTCGCCGCGCGGGTGGACGCCGCGCGCGACGCGGGGGATGCGGTCCCCGCCGTGCCACCGCTGCTGCCGGTGCCCCGGACGGGCCGGCTGCCGCTGTCCTTCGCGCAGCAGCGGCTGTGGCTGCTGGACCGGCTGGAGCCCGGCGGCAGCGCGTACACCATCCTCGCGGCGCTGCGCCTCACCGGGCCGCTGCACACCCGGGCGCTGGTGAGGAGCTTCCACGCGCTGCACCAGCGCCATGAGAGCCTGCGCACCGTGTTCCACGAGGACGCGCAGGGCCCGTTGCAGGTCATCCTGCCGGAGCTGCCACCGGCGCTGGGCTTCGTGGACCTGACCAGCGTGCCGGAAGCGGAGCGGGAGCGCGAGGCGCTGGCGCTCGCGGCGGCCCAGGCGGAGGTGCCCTTCGACCTGGCCCGGGGGCCGCTGGTGCGCGGCCTGCTCGTGCGGCTGGGAGCGGGGCACCACCTGCTCGTGGTGACGCTGCACCACATCATCTCCGACGGCTGGTCCTCCGCCGTGCTCACCCGGGAGCTGTCGTCCCTCTACGAGGCCTTCAGCGCGGATCAGCCGCCCGCCTTGCCCGCGCTCCCGCTGCAGTACGTGGACTACACGCTCTGGCAGCGGGCGTGGCTGACAGAGGACGTCCTCGCGTCGCAGCTGGCGTACTGGCGCCGCCAGCTCGCGGGGGCGCCCGCCGCGCTGGAGCTGCCCACTGACCATCCGCGCCCCGCCGTGCAGACCTTCCGGGGCGGGCGCGTGCCGGTGCGGCTGGGCCTGCCGCTGTCGGAGTCGGTGAAGGCGCTGGGCCACCGCGAGGGCGTCACGCCCTTCATGGTGCTGCTCGCCGGCCTCCAGGCGCTCCTGTCGCGGCTGAGCGGCCAGGAGGAGGTGGTGGTGGGCTCACCCATCGCGGGCCGTCCGGCGCCGGAGCTGGAGGACATGCTCGGGTGCTTCGTGAACACGCTGGCCCTGCGCACGCGCGTGGACGCGGGGGAGGGCTTCCGCGCGTTGCTCGCTCGCGTGCGCGAGGTGACGCTGGGCGCCTACGCGCACCAGGACGCCCCGTTCGACCGCGTGGTGGAGGCGGCGCGTCCGGCGCGCGAGCCGGGCCGCTCCCCGCTGTTCCAGGTGCTCTTCGTGCTGGAGAACGCGCCCGTGTCCCAGCCCATGGGCCCCGGACTGTCCTTGAGCTTCGTGGACGTGGAGCGCCAGTCCGCCAAGTTCGACCTGACGCTGGCCCTGTGGGAGGAGCCGGAGGCCGGCCTCACCGGCGTGCTGGAGTACAACCGCGACCTCTTCGACCCGGGCACCGCCACGCGCTGGGCCGGCCAGCTGCGCGCCCTGCTGGAGCAGGCGGTCCTCACGCCGGACGCGCCGCTGTCCCGCCTGAGGGCGGGCCTTGCCCCCGCGGAGCTGCTGGTGCCCCTGCGACCGCAGGGGACGCGCCCGCCCTTCTTCTGCGTGCATGCCATTGGCGGCACGGTGTGGGGCTACGCGGAGCTGGCGCGGCAGCTGGGCGAGGACCAGCCCTTCCACGGCCTCCAGGCGCCGGGCCTGGAGAGCGGACAGCCGACGGTGGATTCACTGGAGGACCTGGCCGCGCTCTACGTGGAGGCGATGCGCACGGTGCAACCCCACGGCCCCTACCGCCTCGGCGGCTGGTCCATGGGCGCCCTCATCGCCTTCGAGATGGCGCGGCAGCTGCTGCGCCAGGGCGAGCAGGTGGAGCGGCTGGTCTTCATCGAGCCCAGCCCCACGTCCTACGCGCGCGGCCTGCGCGTGGACGACCCCACGACGCAGGGCCAGCTCTTCACCGTGAACCTGGCGCACACCACCGGCCTGCCGCAGACGCTGCCCCCGGACGTGCCGCCCGGCGACTCCGACCGCCTGCTGCGCTACCTGCTGGAGGCCGGACAGCGCACGGGCGTGTTCGGCGCGGAGGTGGGGCTCGCGTGGCTCCAGCGGCGTCAGCGCGTCTTCAACGCCTGCCTCGCCGCGCTCTCCGGCCACGTCCTCGAGCCGCTCGGGGTGCCGGTGTGGCTGCTGCGCGGCACCGAGGCCCACGTGGACGAGGGCGGCGACCGCACCCGGGGCTGGGCCGCGCTCACTCCGGACGCGCGGGTGGTGGACGTGCCGGGCACCCACTACTCCGTGCTCCAGTCGCCGCAGGTGGAGGTCCTGGGCCGGGCCCTGGCCCGCGTGCTGGAGTCGCCCCCGGAGGAGTCCTCCAGCCCCGCGGAGGCCGGCACGGAGCGCACCCCCACGGCGGGCCCGCGCCCCTGAGTC
This genomic stretch from Corallococcus caeni harbors:
- a CDS encoding amino acid adenylation domain-containing protein; the protein is MPTTPEEKRAKLARLLAEKARVVRRAPASFSQERMWFLDQWSPGSALFNMPAVVRLTGALDPDALGRGLQALVERHEPLRTTLREEEGRPVQVIAPSLVLKLEREDLRGVPEAEREAHAWRAVTRDAQRPFVLSEGPLARATLYALAEEQHLLLLNLHHAIADGWSMGVLVRELAAVYAAARAGTSARLEALPLQYADFAAWQRATLQGEALESQLSWWRGKLDPDARLELPADKARPATLGSAGARQFLTLPRELTQTLRDFSQRHATTLFVVWVSAFLSLVYRYTGQEDVALGTLVSGRDRAELEGLIGLFINTLVLRTPLSGQLRFRELMARVGDTLSEAQAHQGVPFEKLVETLKPERSSSHLPLFQVMVIHQNAPGAVLQQEGLTLEVLPVTTDTTKHDLTLYATELPQGLRLSAEYSTDLFEAPTLARLLAHLRTVLEGALAAPDTALRDLPLLSEAERRQLLVDWHGARQVYPEQEDLASLVEAQVARTPDRVALAFGDATLTYAQLDARANQLAHRLREWGVGPESRVGVCLERSLELVVSLLAVLKAGGAYVPFDPGYPAQRLTWMFQDARPTVLLAQEHLVPGLPPHGARVVCVDAEAEALSRLPAHAPARQPLPDALAYIIFTSGSTGRPKGAMNAHRGVCNRLRWMQAEYRLGADDVVLQKTPFSFDVSVWEFFWPLMTGARLVVARPGGHQEPAYLARLIREAGVTTLHFVPSMLQVFLEEPEARGCASLRRVVCSGEALPLELKERCLQVLPHAGLHNLYGPTEAAVDVTYFACTAGDGRRSVPIGRAVANTSILILDPVFQPVPVGVAGELYIGGVQVGRGYQSRPDLTAERFVPDPFSALPGSRMYRTGDVARWLPDGEVEYLGRADFQVKVRGLRIELGEIETALEQHPTVRQAVVLAREDVPGDKRLVAYVAGRAGATVDVDGLKASLQARLPEYMVPPSFVVLDALPLSPNGKVDRKALPAPTLERAAQEARVPPQTPTEEAIAALFGELLGVADVGARDDLFRLGGNSLLATRVLARLRARFGVELSLRVLFQHPTVRQLARCVDDARAGTAAPVERAAPARERHPVLPLTEDTAPEDTGGPPAREPASSVLSAEERHRVLVTWNDTAKDFPRDACLHHLVEAQARRTPDAVAVVAGPVRLTYRELEQRAGRLARRLRALGVGPEVRVGLCVERNADMVVGMLGILKAGGAYVPLDPTYPRERLAYLLEDARGPALVAHAHLVPALPAHPCQVVCLEDDGEAPGQAPPDTSLTLAPLPENLAYLIYTSGSTGRPKGVAIPHRAAVAFLTWVHGVFSAEELQGVLACTSLNFDLSVFEVFAPLTRGGRVILARNALHLAELPQASEVTLVNTVPSAMAQLLRLGALPPSVRTINLAGEALPASLARQVYDTPTVQRLYNLYGPSEDTTYSTFARVRPGEVPPIGRPLSNTRAYVLDADLRPVPVGQPGALYLAGEGQSRGYLHRPDLTAERFLPEPFGPPGSRMYKTGDRVRYRPDGALEYLGRDDFQVKVRGFRIELGEVEAAVQAAPGVREAVVLAREDVPGDKRLVAYVVARDGQTLDAAALRDGLRRTLPEYMVPAAFVVLDALPLNPNGKVDRKALPAPVLERASPRPYEAPHTPTQQLLAGLWRQVLGVERVGLGDHFFELGGHSLLATQVVSRLRASLRVELPLEAFFHAPTLQALAARVDAARDAGDAVPAVPPLLPVPRTGRLPLSFAQQRLWLLDRLEPGGSAYTILAALRLTGPLHTRALVRSFHALHQRHESLRTVFHEDAQGPLQVILPELPPALGFVDLTSVPEAEREREALALAAAQAEVPFDLARGPLVRGLLVRLGAGHHLLVVTLHHIISDGWSSAVLTRELSSLYEAFSADQPPALPALPLQYVDYTLWQRAWLTEDVLASQLAYWRRQLAGAPAALELPTDHPRPAVQTFRGGRVPVRLGLPLSESVKALGHREGVTPFMVLLAGLQALLSRLSGQEEVVVGSPIAGRPAPELEDMLGCFVNTLALRTRVDAGEGFRALLARVREVTLGAYAHQDAPFDRVVEAARPAREPGRSPLFQVLFVLENAPVSQPMGPGLSLSFVDVERQSAKFDLTLALWEEPEAGLTGVLEYNRDLFDPGTATRWAGQLRALLEQAVLTPDAPLSRLRAGLAPAELLVPLRPQGTRPPFFCVHAIGGTVWGYAELARQLGEDQPFHGLQAPGLESGQPTVDSLEDLAALYVEAMRTVQPHGPYRLGGWSMGALIAFEMARQLLRQGEQVERLVFIEPSPTSYARGLRVDDPTTQGQLFTVNLAHTTGLPQTLPPDVPPGDSDRLLRYLLEAGQRTGVFGAEVGLAWLQRRQRVFNACLAALSGHVLEPLGVPVWLLRGTEAHVDEGGDRTRGWAALTPDARVVDVPGTHYSVLQSPQVEVLGRALARVLESPPEESSSPAEAGTERTPTAGPRP